The following proteins are encoded in a genomic region of Gossypium hirsutum isolate 1008001.06 chromosome D05, Gossypium_hirsutum_v2.1, whole genome shotgun sequence:
- the LOC107906696 gene encoding uncharacterized protein, translating into MVTPHYLLLHSKHPSPFPPLTLSKAKYYLISQLTELNNQHGGNLNVNFNPKKKVNSPSSVHAVEKDREQYEVDPEKAKEALQKLDQQLQTLSNKPVSTPKIRASDVKLTRDEMVEDSPEISGSFLTSLTTALLIFTIFYNVLFYFVIKPSIDGPDSPPPQPTTSFTEPRVLQ; encoded by the exons atggtTACTCCCCATTATTTGTTGCTTCACAGCAAGCATCCATCACCATTTCCTCCGCTCACCCTTTCCAAAGCCAAATATTACCTTATCTCTCAATTGACTGAACTTAACAATCAACATGGAGGGAATCTCAACGttaattttaatcccaagaaAAAAGTAAACTCACCATCGTCTGTTCATGCAGTGGAGAAAGATAGAGAGCAGTATGAAGTAGACCCAGAGAAGGCCAAAGAAGCCCTCCAAAAGCTTGACCAGCAGCTGCAAACTCTCTCTAATAAACCAGTCAGCACTCCTAAGATCAGAG CTTCAGATGTAAAGCTTACAAGGGACGAAATGGTAGAAGATAGCCCAGAAATTTCAGGGTCTTTCCTAACATCTTTAACTACTGCTCTTCTTATTTTCACAATCTTCTACAATGTGTTGTTTTATTTTGTGATAAAGCCATCCATAGATGGACCAGACTCACCTCCTCCCCAACCTACCACCAGCTTCACTGAGCCAAGAGTTTTGCAGTAG